A segment of the Cohnella algarum genome:
AATGCGTAAGGCTCGACGGACTGTTCGGTCGATTCGCCGATCAATTGCAGAAGCACGTCGTCCGTGACGACCTTCGTCTCGTCCGCCTTCGCCTTGAACCGTTCGTACACTTCGTCCAGCTCGCGGTCCTGCAGCTTGATGCCGTATTCGGAAGCGCGATGCTTGAGCGCGTGCCGGCCGGAATGCTTGCCCAGAATGATCATGCTGCGCGGAATGCCCATCGCTTCCGGATCCATGATCTCGTACGTGTTCCGGTTTTTCAGCAGGCCGTCCTGATGGATGCCGGACTCATGCTGGAAGGCGTTGCGGCCGACGATCGGCTTGTTGAACGCGATCGGAAAATGCATCGCCCGGCTGACCATCCGCGACGTCTCGAATATTTCCGAGGAGCGGATGTTCGTCGCAAGCCCGAGCGCCTCGCCGCGCGTTTCGATGACCATGACCAGCTCCTCCAGCGAACAGTTGCCGGCCCGCTCGCCGACGCCGTTGACGCTCACCTCGATTTGCGTCACGCCGTGGCGGATGGCCGCCAGGCTGTTGGCGACCGCCAGCCCCAAATCGTTATGGCAGTGCGTGCTGTAGACGACGCTGTCGCCTCCGCGAACGTTTTGCCGAATCCGCGAGAACAACGGGCCGAATTCCTCCGGCAGCGCGTACCCCATCGTGTCCGGAATGTTGATGATCGTCGCTCCTTCTTCGATGGCGGCCTCGACCATCCGGTACAGAAACTCCTCGCTGGCGCGCGAGGCGTCCATCGGGGAAAACTCGATCTGCTCCACGGATTGCTTGCCGTATGCGATCATCTCCCGCATCAAGGCGATGACCTCGTCTTCGGATTTGCGCAGCTGATGCTCCAAATGAATTTGCGAAGCCGATATGAACAGGTGCAGCCGGCGGCGGGCCGCATCCTGCGTGGCGGCGACGGCGGCGTCGATATCGGCCTTCACGCAGCGGGCGAAACCGCAAATTTCAACCTCCTGCAGCTCGCGGGAAATTTGCTGAATCGCCTGGAACTCGCCGGGACTGGAAATGGCGAAGCCCGGTTCGATCGTATCGACGCCCGCGCGCGCCAATTGTCTGGCGATAACGATTTTTTGCTCCGGTCTCAGCGATGCGCCCGGGGCTTGCTCTCCGTCGCGCAGCGTCGTATCGAAAATTTTAATTTGCTTTTTCATATGGATAACCTCCCTGATCTGTTGGCGAAATAAAGGGAAACGGCGTTGTCGTTTGACTTTGGCATCGATGCTTGCTCGCATTCGCAAAACGGTGCAGCCCGGTTCCACTTCCGGTGCCGCCCGACCCGATTTTCGAGACGGCAAAAAGCCCGCCGCCTCTTGTTCTGCAAGAGACGACGGGCCGTTTTCAGCCGCCGCGGTACCACTCCGCTTGGAGCCGCTTGCCGTTCGGACGGCAAGCCGCGCTCCCCCTTATGCGCCGGCGCCCGCCATCCGAATGGCGAACCCGGCGAGCGCCCTGTATCGGGGGCCGGCCGTAACGACGTACGCGCACCCGCCTTGCCGTGCGTTCCGCCGCTCCGCTCCCGGGCGAGTTTCGGATTCCCTTCGACTGCGTCGCACCGTCCCGCAGCTCTCTGTTTCCGGGGTGTCGTCCTACTGCTCCCGTTCATCGCGTTAGCTATTATTTATTCGTGATCTGCGAATGGTTCCGGACGGGCCGCTCAAAAATATAAAAGCCCGCCGTCTCCGTTAAGAGACGGCGGGCCGATCGGCCTTCCGCGGTACCACTCTTGTTGACGATCCCTCACCCTGCAACCCGGGAGGGAAGGTCCGCTTTACGCGACAGCGCGAAAAAAGTTCATCGCCTCTGCCGCACCCGGTTACGGGGGTTAACCGTAACGACGTACGCGGAT
Coding sequences within it:
- a CDS encoding 2-isopropylmalate synthase; amino-acid sequence: MKKQIKIFDTTLRDGEQAPGASLRPEQKIVIARQLARAGVDTIEPGFAISSPGEFQAIQQISRELQEVEICGFARCVKADIDAAVAATQDAARRRLHLFISASQIHLEHQLRKSEDEVIALMREMIAYGKQSVEQIEFSPMDASRASEEFLYRMVEAAIEEGATIINIPDTMGYALPEEFGPLFSRIRQNVRGGDSVVYSTHCHNDLGLAVANSLAAIRHGVTQIEVSVNGVGERAGNCSLEELVMVIETRGEALGLATNIRSSEIFETSRMVSRAMHFPIAFNKPIVGRNAFQHESGIHQDGLLKNRNTYEIMDPEAMGIPRSMIILGKHSGRHALKHRASEYGIKLQDRELDEVYERFKAKADETKVVTDDVLLQLIGESTEQSVEPYALTELQVLAGSNRSRIASVTIRTAADEAERTYTGAGEGPLEAVIGCIREAMPVDAQFEDLELHSLSTGEDAFGEAVVTVVFQGKRYRGTAIHRDIIFAAARAYVSACNSAIMAARAAQGPGKQAAAGQ